One genomic segment of Bradyrhizobium diazoefficiens includes these proteins:
- a CDS encoding SpoVR family protein, protein MTDRLFEGADWDFHTLQRITDACEEVALKDLGLDVYPNQIEVITAEQMLDAYSSVGMPLFYKHWSFGKHFAFHEASYRKGLMGLAYEIVINSSPCISYLMEENTATMQTLVIAHAAFGHNHFFKNNYLFKQWTDADGILDYLDFAKNYVATCEERYGRTEVERTLDAAHALMSHGIDRYPGKKKLDLRAEEKRAGRRRQHEEEVFNDLWRTVPKGASKTKSAISLERRRKLLGLPQENLLYFLEKSAPRLAPWQRELLRIVRHIAQYFYPQSQTKVMNEGTATYVHYRIMTQLHQQGRISDGNFLEFLGSHTNVVFQPEFDDPRFSGFNPYALGFAMMQDIERIVTRPEDEDREWFPDIAGKNDVMGVLRDVWANYRDESFIGQFLSPKLMRHFRMFHLHDDPEERAGIRVDAIHDDRGFRRVRRELARQHDVGYIDANIEVVDVDLAGDRRLILHHHVIKGSQLNETDAKRVLQHLADLWTYDVALIEVDSNDKVLREYVVSPRPIPAAVA, encoded by the coding sequence ATGACGGATCGCTTGTTCGAAGGCGCGGATTGGGATTTCCACACCTTGCAGCGCATCACCGATGCCTGCGAGGAGGTGGCGCTGAAGGATCTCGGCCTCGACGTCTATCCGAACCAGATCGAGGTCATCACCGCCGAGCAGATGCTCGATGCCTACTCCTCGGTCGGCATGCCGCTGTTCTACAAGCACTGGTCGTTCGGCAAGCACTTTGCGTTTCATGAGGCGTCCTACCGCAAGGGCCTGATGGGGCTCGCCTACGAGATCGTGATCAACTCCTCGCCCTGCATCTCCTACCTGATGGAGGAGAACACGGCGACGATGCAGACGCTGGTGATCGCGCACGCCGCCTTCGGCCACAACCACTTCTTCAAGAACAATTATCTGTTCAAGCAGTGGACCGACGCCGACGGCATTCTCGACTATCTCGACTTCGCCAAGAACTACGTCGCGACCTGCGAGGAGCGCTACGGCCGCACAGAGGTCGAGCGCACGCTCGACGCCGCCCACGCGCTGATGTCGCACGGCATCGACCGCTATCCCGGCAAGAAGAAGCTGGATTTGCGCGCCGAGGAGAAGCGGGCAGGGCGCCGCCGCCAGCACGAGGAAGAAGTCTTCAACGATCTCTGGCGCACCGTGCCGAAGGGCGCCTCGAAGACCAAGTCCGCGATCTCGCTGGAACGGCGCCGCAAGCTGCTCGGCCTGCCGCAGGAGAACCTGCTCTACTTCCTGGAGAAGAGCGCGCCGCGGCTGGCGCCCTGGCAGCGCGAGCTGCTCCGCATCGTCCGCCACATCGCGCAATATTTCTATCCGCAGAGCCAGACCAAGGTGATGAACGAGGGGACGGCGACCTACGTCCACTATCGCATCATGACCCAGCTGCACCAGCAGGGCCGCATCAGCGACGGCAACTTCCTCGAATTCCTGGGGTCGCACACCAATGTGGTGTTCCAGCCCGAATTCGACGATCCGCGCTTCTCCGGCTTCAACCCCTATGCGCTCGGCTTCGCCATGATGCAGGACATCGAGCGCATCGTCACGAGGCCCGAAGACGAGGACCGCGAGTGGTTCCCCGACATTGCCGGCAAGAATGACGTGATGGGCGTGCTGCGCGACGTCTGGGCCAACTACCGCGACGAGAGCTTCATCGGGCAATTTCTGAGCCCGAAGCTGATGCGGCACTTCCGCATGTTCCATCTGCACGACGATCCCGAGGAGCGCGCCGGCATCCGTGTCGATGCCATCCATGACGATCGCGGCTTCCGTCGCGTGCGGCGCGAGCTGGCACGGCAGCACGACGTCGGCTACATCGACGCCAATATCGAAGTGGTCGACGTCGATCTTGCCGGCGACCGCCGGCTGATCCTGCATCACCACGTCATCAAGGGCTCGCAGCTCAATGAGACCGACGCCAAGCGCGTGCTCCAGCACCTTGCCGATCTCTGGACTTATGACGTCGCGCTGATCGAGGTCGATTCCAACGACAAGGTCTTGCGCGAATACGTCGTGAGCCCGCGCCCGATTCCGGCGGCGGTGGCGTGA
- a CDS encoding DUF1801 domain-containing protein encodes MKKAVAAKQSSTKDANDVSPSKLIDGRIKELGDWRGEMLGRVRGLIREADPEVVEAWKWRGVPVWEHDGIICTGETYKEVVKLTFAKGAALDDPAGLFNSSLDGNVRRAIDIREGEKINEKALKALIRAAVELNASKAKKKPAKKRPA; translated from the coding sequence ATGAAGAAAGCCGTGGCGGCGAAGCAGAGCAGCACGAAGGACGCGAATGATGTTTCGCCCTCCAAGCTGATCGACGGCAGGATCAAGGAGCTCGGCGACTGGCGCGGCGAGATGCTGGGACGCGTCCGCGGCCTGATCAGGGAGGCCGATCCTGAGGTGGTCGAGGCATGGAAATGGCGCGGCGTGCCCGTGTGGGAGCACGACGGCATCATCTGCACCGGCGAGACCTACAAGGAGGTGGTGAAGCTGACCTTTGCCAAGGGCGCGGCGCTGGATGACCCGGCCGGCCTGTTCAATTCCAGCCTCGACGGCAATGTGCGGCGCGCGATCGATATTCGCGAGGGCGAAAAGATCAACGAGAAGGCGCTGAAAGCGCTGATCCGCGCGGCGGTGGAGCTGAATGCGTCGAAGGCTAAGAAAAAGCCAGCCAAGAAGCGGCCGGCGTAG
- a CDS encoding SRPBCC family protein has protein sequence MTETRSVVVEREFAFPAERLWRALTQPHLIEEWLMKNDFKPRVGHRFNLRGEWGGVLDCEVLTIEPEKTLAYTWNFSHEDAAFDLKSIVTFTLTPTGSGTHLRVEQAGFSPTQKQAYGGAHAGWKQFFAKLDEVLARAD, from the coding sequence ATGACCGAAACACGTTCAGTCGTCGTCGAGCGCGAATTCGCCTTTCCGGCCGAGCGGCTGTGGCGCGCGCTGACGCAGCCGCATCTGATCGAGGAATGGCTGATGAAGAACGACTTCAAGCCGAGGGTCGGTCATCGCTTCAATTTGCGCGGCGAATGGGGCGGCGTGCTCGATTGCGAGGTGCTCACCATCGAGCCGGAGAAGACGCTCGCCTACACCTGGAATTTCTCGCACGAGGACGCGGCCTTCGACCTCAAGAGTATCGTGACCTTCACCCTCACGCCGACGGGCTCAGGCACTCACTTGCGCGTCGAGCAGGCCGGCTTCAGCCCGACGCAGAAGCAGGCCTATGGCGGTGCGCATGCCGGCTGGAAGCAGTTTTTCGCCAAACTGGACGAAGTGCTGGCGCGGGCTGACTAG
- a CDS encoding ArsR/SmtB family transcription factor — translation MSATHDLLFRTLADPTRRAIFERLCRDGEQTVGALTARSGVSQPAVSKHLGALKQAGLVRDRHEGRQTHYTAQPGALNPLIDWTGQMAGFWQNRLDALDDLLKRMDQ, via the coding sequence ATGTCCGCCACGCACGATCTGCTGTTCAGAACGCTCGCCGACCCCACCCGGCGGGCGATCTTCGAGCGGCTGTGCCGCGACGGCGAGCAGACCGTCGGGGCGCTGACGGCCCGATCGGGGGTTTCCCAACCGGCGGTCTCGAAACATCTCGGCGCGCTGAAGCAGGCGGGCCTGGTACGCGACCGCCATGAGGGACGGCAGACCCATTACACCGCGCAGCCCGGCGCGCTCAATCCGCTGATCGACTGGACCGGTCAGATGGCCGGCTTCTGGCAGAACCGGCTGGATGCGCTCGATGATTTGCTGAAGAGGATGGACCAATGA
- a CDS encoding DsrE family protein: MNRRNILWSAVSALGAAFGASSAKAAAEIPSSNKLKVVYHLSDAEKVNFVLGNIQNHIDGVGGPEHVTIALVIHGPALKAFHAVQANPDVSKRVGDFSKDGVELAACGNTMKAQNVTLSDLLPGFVSAEKGGVVRLAELQSQGYLYLRP; encoded by the coding sequence ATGAACCGCCGGAACATCCTGTGGAGTGCTGTGTCGGCTTTGGGCGCCGCTTTTGGCGCCTCCAGCGCGAAGGCCGCGGCCGAGATTCCATCGTCGAACAAGCTGAAAGTCGTCTATCACCTCAGCGACGCCGAGAAGGTCAATTTCGTGCTCGGCAACATCCAGAACCACATCGACGGCGTCGGCGGCCCCGAGCACGTCACGATCGCGCTGGTGATCCACGGGCCGGCGCTGAAGGCGTTTCACGCGGTGCAGGCCAACCCCGACGTCAGCAAGCGCGTCGGCGATTTCTCCAAGGACGGCGTCGAGCTCGCCGCCTGCGGCAACACCATGAAGGCGCAGAACGTCACGCTATCGGATTTGCTGCCGGGCTTCGTCAGCGCGGAGAAGGGCGGCGTGGTCCGCCTCGCGGAGTTGCAGTCGCAGGGGTATTTGTATCTGCGGCCGTAA
- a CDS encoding STM3941 family protein, translating to MSVSQNLPNLAIGYSLGRLFKLLGAGLLLTLLCAALAFNWHHGKDITALQIALCYFGIVFFGLATCKTLWTLICSSEPVLFITRVGIRDTRIADDTISWRSVRDISIWRYRSQKIVVLQLDPLLAERFAGGFLKRILSLLNKPIGADGVLVNAGGLTMDGEALFDTCKQYWTAGRMAYSGRAAAEPAPAS from the coding sequence ATGTCCGTAAGTCAGAACTTGCCCAACCTTGCGATCGGCTATTCCCTGGGCCGGCTGTTCAAGCTCCTGGGAGCCGGCCTGTTGCTGACGCTGCTATGCGCCGCGCTCGCATTCAACTGGCACCATGGCAAGGACATCACCGCGTTGCAGATCGCGCTCTGCTATTTCGGCATCGTGTTTTTCGGCCTGGCCACCTGCAAGACGCTCTGGACGTTGATCTGCTCCAGCGAGCCCGTCCTCTTCATCACCCGTGTCGGCATTCGCGACACCAGGATTGCCGATGACACCATCTCCTGGCGATCGGTGCGGGACATATCGATCTGGCGGTATCGCAGCCAGAAGATCGTGGTGCTCCAGCTCGACCCTCTTCTTGCCGAACGGTTCGCAGGGGGCTTTCTGAAACGCATCTTGTCGCTGCTGAACAAGCCAATTGGCGCGGATGGCGTGCTCGTCAATGCGGGCGGCCTGACCATGGACGGCGAAGCGCTGTTCGACACCTGCAAGCAATACTGGACGGCCGGCCGAATGGCCTATTCGGGCCGCGCCGCAGCTGAGCCCGCGCCCGCCAGCTAG
- a CDS encoding SUMF1/EgtB/PvdO family nonheme iron enzyme, whose amino-acid sequence MGEIRNFRSGNQGEPPQHGAMPRRLAAIIVGDIASYSRLMQADEEGTHARVKRIERDLIMPSIVEHHGSLVKTTGDGFIAIFDSPVEAVRCSIVIQQNLVGRNASLPKDSRIEYRIGVNLGDVIVEPDDIYGDGVNIASRIEGIAEPGQVYISGAIYEQIKHKVVCGYESLGDRKVKNITDPVRIYRVLPDADAVGRTRGRRETVLIFLLSITVLVIAAGALWYLLAQPPGRVDEQAAAPAVAPAPTPSRQPPPREAATPTPQPSPSLASAPPSPASTPSPSATPLREPEMIAIRGGSFTMGSNDDPTERPVHQVTIKPFSIGKYPVTVQEWNECAAAKACSFTAVGKDDAPVSNVSWTDARQYVAYLSQAAKKPYRLPSEAEWEYAARGGTQSKYWWGDKLQPGMAGCKDCGDLGTEQPAKVGSFKPNPFGLYDMGGAIDQWVEDCWHRNYQGAPGDGSAWTGGDCSSHVLRSGSWKNDSRYVRPSNRDGYDTDVRYPTHGFRVALSP is encoded by the coding sequence ATGGGCGAAATTCGCAACTTCAGATCCGGAAATCAGGGCGAGCCGCCTCAGCACGGCGCGATGCCTCGTCGTCTCGCAGCGATCATTGTCGGTGACATCGCTTCCTACAGCCGCTTGATGCAGGCTGACGAGGAGGGCACGCACGCCCGCGTCAAGCGGATCGAGCGCGATCTTATCATGCCCAGCATCGTCGAGCATCATGGAAGTCTGGTGAAGACGACGGGCGACGGGTTTATCGCCATCTTCGATAGCCCCGTTGAGGCCGTTCGATGCAGCATTGTCATCCAGCAGAATCTCGTCGGCCGCAACGCTTCGCTTCCGAAGGATTCGCGGATCGAATACCGGATTGGCGTCAATCTCGGCGATGTCATCGTTGAGCCGGACGATATCTACGGCGACGGTGTCAACATCGCCTCACGCATCGAGGGCATTGCCGAGCCCGGTCAGGTGTACATCTCGGGCGCGATCTACGAACAGATCAAGCACAAGGTGGTGTGCGGCTATGAGTCGCTCGGCGATCGCAAGGTCAAGAACATCACCGATCCCGTACGCATCTATCGCGTGCTGCCGGACGCAGATGCGGTCGGCAGGACGCGCGGCCGGCGCGAGACTGTCCTGATTTTTCTTCTGAGCATCACGGTGCTGGTCATTGCTGCCGGTGCGCTGTGGTATCTGCTGGCGCAGCCGCCGGGCAGGGTGGACGAGCAGGCTGCCGCGCCCGCCGTCGCGCCGGCCCCAACACCGAGCCGGCAGCCTCCGCCGCGCGAAGCGGCGACGCCGACCCCGCAGCCATCCCCGTCATTGGCGTCTGCCCCTCCGTCGCCGGCATCGACGCCCAGCCCGTCGGCGACGCCGCTTCGCGAACCCGAGATGATCGCCATTCGTGGCGGCAGCTTCACCATGGGAAGCAATGATGATCCGACCGAACGTCCGGTCCACCAGGTCACGATCAAGCCGTTCTCGATCGGCAAATATCCGGTGACGGTGCAGGAGTGGAACGAATGCGCCGCTGCGAAGGCGTGCTCGTTCACGGCCGTAGGCAAGGACGATGCGCCGGTCAGCAATGTGAGCTGGACCGATGCGCGACAATATGTGGCCTATCTCTCCCAGGCGGCGAAGAAGCCGTACCGGCTTCCGAGCGAAGCCGAATGGGAATATGCGGCGCGCGGGGGAACGCAGAGCAAGTATTGGTGGGGTGACAAGCTCCAGCCGGGCATGGCCGGGTGCAAGGATTGCGGCGACCTCGGGACCGAGCAGCCGGCGAAGGTCGGCAGCTTCAAGCCCAATCCATTCGGGTTGTACGACATGGGCGGCGCGATCGACCAGTGGGTCGAGGATTGCTGGCACAGAAACTATCAAGGCGCGCCCGGCGACGGATCGGCATGGACCGGCGGTGACTGCTCCTCGCACGTCCTGCGCTCGGGTTCCTGGAAGAACGATTCAAGATATGTGCGGCCGTCAAACCGCGATGGTTACGACACCGATGTCCGTTACCCAACGCACGGATTTCGCGTCGCGCTCAGTCCGTGA
- a CDS encoding DUF4399 domain-containing protein, with product MKIIRCAALAAALALLPGAAYAQGKTAPKDAKLYFISPRDGQKLRGGFWVRFGLRNMGVTHAGDEYQNAGHHHLLVDVNDPIDPKEPIPQDKSHLHFGAGQTETLLELPPGTHTLQLVLGDAKHYPFEPPIVSEKITVRVRQPVSGK from the coding sequence ATGAAGATCATTCGTTGCGCCGCATTGGCGGCGGCGCTCGCATTGCTTCCGGGCGCAGCCTACGCGCAGGGCAAGACTGCGCCCAAGGACGCCAAACTCTATTTCATCAGCCCGCGTGACGGGCAGAAGCTTCGCGGTGGATTCTGGGTCCGGTTCGGCTTGCGCAACATGGGCGTGACGCATGCCGGCGACGAGTACCAGAACGCGGGTCATCACCATCTGCTGGTCGACGTTAACGACCCGATCGATCCCAAGGAGCCGATCCCGCAGGACAAGTCGCATCTCCATTTCGGCGCCGGGCAGACCGAAACCCTGCTCGAACTCCCGCCCGGGACCCACACGCTGCAACTGGTGCTCGGCGACGCGAAGCACTATCCGTTCGAGCCGCCTATCGTGTCGGAGAAGATCACCGTGCGCGTCAGACAGCCTGTTTCCGGCAAGTAA
- a CDS encoding 2-oxoacid:ferredoxin oxidoreductase subunit beta — translation MTYIAKPKFHHPGLKKNELGYTHRDYEGKISTLCAGCGHDSITASIIEACYELSIEPHRVAKISGIGCSSKTPDYFLGNSHGFNSVHGRMPSVLTGANLANRDLIYLGVSGDGDSASIGFGQFAHSIRRGVNMTYIVENNGVYGLTKGQFSATADRGSKSKKGVTNTDNAIDLVAIALQLGATFVARSFSGDKTQLVPLIAAAIRHKGASFIDVISPCIAFNNHAGSTKSFDYVREHNDAVNRLDVLVGRDPIAVDYAPGTVQMVEQHDGSKIALRKIDADYDPHDRLGAMTFLQKHAAKGQIVTGLLYVDPDAEDLHEHLNTVETPLNSLEADALCPGSAVLDKINASLR, via the coding sequence ATGACCTATATTGCAAAGCCGAAATTCCATCATCCGGGCCTCAAGAAGAACGAGCTCGGCTACACCCATCGCGACTACGAGGGCAAGATCTCGACGCTGTGCGCCGGCTGCGGCCATGACTCGATCACGGCTTCGATCATCGAGGCCTGTTACGAGCTCTCGATCGAGCCGCATAGAGTTGCAAAGATCTCCGGCATTGGCTGCTCGTCGAAGACGCCGGACTATTTCCTCGGCAATTCGCACGGCTTCAACTCCGTGCACGGCCGCATGCCCAGCGTCTTGACCGGCGCCAACCTCGCCAACCGGGACCTGATCTATCTCGGCGTCTCCGGCGACGGCGATTCCGCCTCGATCGGCTTCGGCCAGTTCGCGCATTCGATCCGGCGCGGCGTCAACATGACCTATATCGTCGAGAACAACGGCGTGTACGGCCTGACCAAGGGCCAGTTCTCGGCCACCGCCGACCGCGGGTCGAAGAGCAAGAAGGGCGTCACCAACACCGACAACGCCATCGACCTCGTCGCGATCGCGCTGCAACTCGGCGCCACCTTCGTCGCGCGCTCGTTCTCCGGCGACAAAACCCAGCTGGTGCCGCTGATCGCGGCCGCGATCCGCCACAAGGGCGCGTCCTTCATCGACGTCATCAGTCCATGCATCGCCTTCAACAACCACGCCGGCTCGACCAAGAGCTTCGACTATGTCCGCGAGCACAATGACGCCGTGAACCGGCTCGACGTGCTGGTCGGGCGTGACCCCATTGCGGTGGACTATGCGCCGGGCACGGTGCAGATGGTCGAACAGCACGACGGCAGCAAGATCGCGCTGCGCAAGATCGATGCCGACTACGATCCGCACGACAGGCTCGGCGCGATGACCTTCCTCCAGAAGCACGCCGCCAAGGGCCAGATCGTGACCGGGCTGCTCTATGTCGACCCTGATGCGGAAGACCTGCACGAGCATCTCAACACGGTCGAGACGCCGCTCAATTCGCTGGAGGCGGACGCGCTGTGTCCGGGCTCGGCGGTGCTGGACAAGATCAACGCCAGCCTGCGGTGA
- a CDS encoding 2-oxoacid:acceptor oxidoreductase subunit alpha yields the protein MPDKKPISSVNDFVVRFANVNGSGSASANEMFARAILRHGVPVSPRNIFPSNIQGLPTWYEVRVTEDGHLGARGGVDMMVAMNPQTWDKDVAGIEPGGYLFYDSTKPMPSTKFRDDITVIGVPLTAITNSTYTDPRQRQLFKNIIYLGALSALLDMDPKLIEQLIGEQYKGKEKLLSSNVHALHLGRDWALQNLKCPIGLRVKKSDKVGDRIFIEGNSAAALGAVYGGATVCAWYPITPSSSVAEAFTAHCKKYRHDPDTGKAKYAIVQGEDELASIGIVIGASWNGARAFTATSGPGISLMTEFIGLSYFAEIPAVIMNIQRAGPSTGMPTRTQQCDIIACAYASHGDTKHVLLFPEDPAEAFEFAAASFDLAERLQTTIFLMLDLDIGMNHRLCRPLKWDDARQYDRGKVMTAEMLEEGRDFGRYLDVDGDGIPYRTYPGTHPTKGSYFTRGTSRDRYARYSEEGPVYADNMQRLVRKFETAQDLVPRPLQANAERPTKYGVIYFGSTSPAMDEAIGLLEARGHQLDRLRIRAFPFHSSVASFLAEHDFVYVVEQNRDSQLRQLIVNENGIDPVRLVPIVHYDGSPITARFIAKAIGDHQDHLKVTPLRKAVS from the coding sequence ATGCCCGACAAGAAGCCGATCAGCAGCGTAAACGACTTCGTCGTCCGCTTCGCCAACGTCAACGGCTCGGGCTCGGCCAGCGCCAACGAGATGTTCGCGCGCGCAATCCTGCGCCATGGCGTTCCGGTGTCCCCGCGCAACATCTTCCCCTCCAACATCCAGGGCCTGCCGACCTGGTACGAGGTACGGGTGACGGAAGACGGCCATCTCGGCGCCCGCGGCGGCGTCGACATGATGGTGGCGATGAACCCGCAGACCTGGGACAAGGACGTCGCCGGCATCGAGCCCGGCGGCTATCTGTTCTACGATTCCACCAAGCCGATGCCGTCGACCAAATTCCGCGACGACATCACCGTGATCGGCGTTCCCCTAACCGCGATCACCAACTCGACCTACACCGATCCGCGCCAGCGCCAGCTGTTCAAGAACATCATCTATCTCGGCGCGCTCAGTGCCTTGCTCGACATGGACCCCAAGCTGATCGAGCAGCTGATCGGCGAGCAGTACAAGGGCAAGGAGAAGCTGCTCTCCTCCAACGTCCATGCGCTGCATCTCGGCCGCGACTGGGCGCTGCAGAATTTGAAATGCCCGATCGGGCTTAGAGTGAAGAAGTCCGACAAGGTCGGCGACCGCATCTTCATTGAGGGCAACAGCGCCGCCGCGCTCGGTGCCGTCTATGGCGGCGCCACGGTGTGCGCGTGGTATCCGATCACGCCGTCCTCGTCGGTGGCGGAAGCTTTCACCGCCCATTGCAAGAAGTACCGGCACGATCCTGACACCGGCAAGGCGAAATACGCCATCGTGCAGGGCGAGGACGAGCTCGCTTCGATCGGCATCGTGATCGGCGCCTCCTGGAACGGCGCCCGTGCCTTCACCGCGACATCAGGCCCCGGCATCTCCTTGATGACCGAGTTCATCGGCCTTTCGTATTTCGCCGAGATCCCGGCGGTGATCATGAACATCCAGCGCGCCGGCCCCTCCACGGGCATGCCGACCCGCACCCAGCAATGCGACATCATCGCCTGCGCCTATGCCTCTCACGGCGATACCAAGCATGTGCTGCTGTTCCCGGAAGATCCGGCCGAAGCCTTCGAGTTCGCGGCAGCCAGCTTCGACCTCGCCGAGCGGCTGCAGACCACGATCTTCCTGATGCTCGATCTCGACATCGGCATGAACCACCGGCTCTGCCGTCCGCTGAAGTGGGACGATGCCAGGCAGTACGACCGCGGCAAGGTGATGACCGCGGAGATGCTGGAGGAAGGTCGCGACTTCGGCCGCTATCTCGACGTCGATGGCGACGGCATTCCCTACCGCACCTATCCCGGCACGCACCCGACCAAGGGCTCCTATTTCACCCGCGGCACCTCGCGCGACCGCTATGCGCGTTACTCCGAGGAAGGCCCTGTCTATGCCGACAACATGCAGCGCCTGGTGCGCAAGTTCGAGACTGCGCAGGACCTCGTGCCGCGGCCGCTCCAGGCCAACGCGGAACGGCCGACCAAGTATGGCGTGATCTATTTCGGCTCGACCTCGCCGGCGATGGACGAGGCGATCGGTCTGCTCGAGGCGCGCGGGCACCAGCTCGACCGCCTGCGCATCCGCGCCTTTCCGTTCCACTCCAGCGTTGCGAGCTTCCTCGCCGAGCACGATTTCGTCTACGTCGTCGAGCAGAACCGCGACAGCCAGCTGCGCCAGCTCATCGTCAACGAGAACGGCATCGACCCGGTGCGGCTGGTGCCGATCGTGCATTACGACGGCTCGCCGATCACCGCCCGCTTCATCGCAAAAGCCATTGGCGACCATCAGGATCACCTCAAGGTGACCCCGCTCCGCAAGGCCGTGTCATGA
- a CDS encoding FAD-dependent oxidoreductase, with product MKPTDIAAPDYFHKVVDCQWACPAHTPVPEYIRLIAQGRYSDAYMINWKSNVFPGILGRTCDRPCEPACRRGRVEETPVAICRLKRVAADFKDDIKQRLPRPGPQNGKRVALVGGGPASLTVARDLAPLGYHCTVFDADPEAGGMMRTQIPKFRLPNSVIDEETGYILGLGVEFRGGHRIESMKALLAEKYDAIFVGSGAPRGRELDIPGRKEAAANIHIGIEWLANVSFGHTDKIGKRVIVLGGGNTAMDCCRTARRLGGESVKVVVRSGFEEMKASPWEKEDALHEDIPILNYMVPVAFKHVAGKLIGVTFQKVKAEYDAQGKRNLVPSGEPDETITCDDVLVAVGQENAFPWIEQDCGIEFDKWHMPKVDPKTFASTNPKVFFGGDAAFGPKNIIWAVAHGHDAALSIHKMLSGEDIAERPLPEVQISSQKMGIHEWSYDNDISNDKRFKVPHRDKVIALKDVRTEVELGYDVKLALGEAERCLNCDVQTVFSTSLCIECDACVDICPMDCITFTANGEEDDLRQRLKAPSPHPDQDLYVSSDLKTGRVMVKDEDVCLHCGLCAERCPTGAWDMQKYFIEMTHAGSSCPTRSRSAA from the coding sequence ATGAAACCGACCGATATCGCGGCCCCCGACTACTTTCACAAGGTGGTCGATTGCCAGTGGGCCTGTCCTGCGCACACCCCCGTTCCCGAATACATCCGACTGATCGCCCAAGGCCGCTATAGCGACGCCTACATGATCAATTGGAAATCGAACGTGTTTCCCGGAATTCTGGGACGCACCTGCGATCGTCCCTGCGAGCCGGCGTGCCGGCGCGGACGCGTCGAGGAGACGCCGGTTGCGATCTGCCGCCTCAAGCGCGTCGCCGCCGACTTCAAGGACGATATCAAGCAGCGCCTGCCGCGCCCCGGCCCTCAAAACGGCAAGCGCGTCGCGCTGGTCGGCGGCGGCCCGGCTTCGCTGACGGTGGCGCGCGATCTCGCCCCGCTCGGCTATCACTGCACCGTGTTCGATGCCGATCCCGAAGCCGGCGGCATGATGCGCACGCAGATCCCGAAATTCCGCCTGCCCAATTCGGTGATCGACGAGGAGACCGGTTACATCCTCGGCCTTGGCGTCGAGTTCAGGGGCGGTCACCGCATCGAGAGCATGAAGGCGCTGCTCGCGGAGAAGTATGATGCGATCTTCGTCGGCTCCGGCGCGCCGCGGGGCCGCGAGCTCGACATCCCCGGCCGGAAAGAGGCGGCCGCCAACATCCATATCGGCATCGAGTGGCTGGCCAATGTGTCGTTCGGCCATACCGACAAGATCGGCAAGCGCGTCATCGTGCTCGGCGGCGGCAACACCGCGATGGATTGCTGCCGCACTGCGCGCCGGCTCGGCGGCGAGAGCGTCAAGGTGGTCGTCCGCTCCGGCTTCGAGGAGATGAAAGCCTCGCCCTGGGAAAAGGAAGACGCGCTCCACGAGGACATTCCGATCCTGAACTACATGGTTCCGGTGGCGTTCAAACATGTCGCCGGCAAGCTCATTGGCGTCACTTTCCAGAAGGTGAAGGCCGAATACGACGCCCAGGGCAAGCGCAATTTGGTGCCGTCGGGCGAGCCGGACGAGACGATCACCTGCGACGACGTGCTGGTCGCGGTCGGCCAGGAGAATGCCTTCCCGTGGATCGAGCAGGATTGCGGCATCGAGTTCGACAAATGGCACATGCCGAAGGTCGATCCGAAGACCTTCGCCTCGACCAATCCAAAAGTGTTCTTCGGCGGCGATGCCGCATTCGGGCCGAAGAACATCATCTGGGCGGTGGCGCACGGCCACGATGCCGCATTGTCCATCCACAAGATGCTCTCGGGCGAGGACATCGCCGAACGGCCGCTGCCGGAGGTGCAAATCTCCTCGCAGAAGATGGGCATCCACGAATGGAGCTATGACAACGACATCTCCAACGACAAGCGCTTCAAGGTGCCGCACCGCGACAAGGTGATCGCGCTGAAGGACGTCCGCACAGAGGTCGAGCTGGGCTACGACGTCAAGCTGGCGCTGGGCGAAGCCGAGCGCTGCCTGAACTGTGACGTGCAGACCGTGTTCTCGACCTCGCTCTGCATCGAATGCGATGCCTGCGTCGACATTTGCCCGATGGACTGCATCACCTTCACTGCTAACGGCGAGGAAGACGATCTGCGCCAGCGGCTGAAGGCGCCCTCGCCGCATCCGGACCAGGATCTCTACGTCTCCAGTGACCTCAAGACCGGCCGCGTGATGGTGAAGGACGAGGACGTCTGCCTGCATTGCGGGCTGTGCGCCGAGCGTTGCCCCACCGGCGCCTGGGACATGCAGAAATATTTCATCGAGATGACTCACGCAGGATCATCATGCCCGACAAGAAGCCGATCAGCAGCGTAA